In the genome of Torulaspora globosa chromosome 2, complete sequence, the window ATCATTGCCCAGTTGTCGCGCGATTTCGTCCCTATTTCCCAGTATTGAGCCTATTTCATCGCCCACAGATGTCAGCCCGACGTTCATAGAGCCTTAAGACCCTCTTAGAAGTCAGTGTCTGGGAATCGAAGGAAGTTCATGAACAACTCTCTTCATTTGAAGCACGTAGGCCTCTATTTATCATCCAGAACGTCCAAGAATTCCATCATTTACAAGAAGGCTCAAGAGATGCTAAAGATGTTAATCCACAACGACTGTCAGTTCAGATAATTTGATGAATGTTGGATAGGAAATTTTTGTCGATCATATGTAGATCTGAGTGAGCTGAGATATGGTTGTCATCATAAACAATCGAGTGGTTAACGAGtatcaagagaaaaaagctAACTCGATGAGACTGCTTGATCACTCGCTACAGTAGCCTTACTAGCATTCTTAGTGATGAGCAATCCATCGAGTTGTCTTGGCTGTGAATTGTTAGAACACTATGAAGTTCAGCTAAGAGTAAGGAATAGCTGAATACGAAGAGATCGTCCAGTTTTTAACTAACGCTAGGATAGATAACGGTTACCCGCCGTTCAGGGCGTATAATCAACTAGTTAGGGCAAGTTTGGTAACCAATGCTAGACTTCTCATAGTTTACAATAGGGGATCGGTGAGCTTGTACAGCTCTTCCCGGCAACTGGAACAGTAATCTCGTAGTTTGGCATCTTGTTCCCAAACAACGCAGATTTCCTTCTCGATCGCATGACACTTGTCTATTTCGCTGAGTAGAAAACTTCTATAATTTGTTTGAAGTAACTCTTTCTCCatgttttgcaaaatcttgAGCTCAACTAGCAGTTCGTTTCTTCGTTGAGCGACTTCCAGTCTTGTTTGAGTGAATTTGTGGTTTTCTGCTGAGTAAGTCTCGTTAAACTTCTGGAATGGTAAATTGTTTCGCTCAAAAGCCAAATTTTGCGACAGCAGCTCAAGATCTTTGATGCTGACTGCCCGTCGTACCAATATTTCTCTCTTACCTTGCATGTAGTCCTGGAATAGGTTGTCAGATCGCCTCGCAGACCAGTATGCGAAACTGGATTTGCCGGATAATAGGACATTGATTAAGATGGATGCGATCAACCCAAAGAGTAGATTCTTGTTGATATGAGTGAGATTCGTAACAGCAACTAGAATTGACCCAAAAATCAGTCggataagaagaagtgCGAGGCTCGTTATCTTGTAGACAAGCAGCTTCATtagcagtttgaaaatGATCGAGATGCTGTAGTTAACAACAGGCGGTTTGTGCACATCAGTGCCGCCGacagcttctgcttctACCTTTTCTTGAGACACACCCAACATGCCACAGAGTTTGATTGCTCTGATGACTTTGCCATGTTTCCCGATCCTCTCGAGATAATACCTAATGACCTTTCTTATCAGCAGAAATTCCTTGTTGGTTGCCTGCAAGGCTATCCTGAAAACAGCCTTCTCTATAAAAGAGAGGTGTTCTACGACTTTCTCGGTAGTAGACTCGAAAAACTCGAGCTTATAGTATGCCAATAACAGAGACCCACTTGTCGAATGCAAGGTATTCTGCGTAGATGATTCATATGGTTCCGTCACGACATATTTGACTTTCATGCGCAGGGGATGACAAAAAGGTACTTTGATGATTATAGGTTCCTGATCTACCTCACAGTACTTGTTTTCGATAAGTTCAACGATCGATTGCTTCATCAGAATCGTTGGCGGTCCGCCTGTGTGCAAGCCATTCAAAAAGTTATTCGTCAAATTCAAGCGAAATTGAAGGATACGCTGTAACTGCATCCTTTCGCCATCAGTTTCATCGTGCTTGATCCAAGGTCGACTAATGTTTGAGCTGCCATCGTTACTGGATAGAAATAAGCACCTGGGAAATGCACTGGACTGATCTCCGAATAGTATATGCATTAAGCCTTTACAAGGTATTTCATAAACGTGATGATACATCGCGGTGGATTGAGATTGAAATCCCCTCCGCCTATGTAAAAGCTCTGCAGCCGTTGCACTCATGGACCAAAAGGTATTAGTGGGATACAAACCAGACGCTGCTTCCCGAGGGCTATGAGCAATGTCCTGGCCTAGCGCTGACCGGATCTTTCTGAGCTTTTCATCCTTAAGTGTTGACTGAAAGTCAGATTCAATTCCATCTAGTTGCTTCAGAATTTGTTCTTCATTCTTGGGATTAGCGAGAGCTATGTTTTCTAACAAACATTGAAGCTTGTTAGCGATAAGCCTGCGGTCTGTAAAGAAAACGGCCAACCTTAATTGATTCCCGTCCACCCCGTACAGCTTTAAAGAGTGATCTGAACCAGGGTCCAACTCTACAGACGCAATGTCACTTAAATTCCTGCAAGTGAGACAAATGAATCCCATTGAATTCATATAACAGAAAATATGATCCAAGGTAACGTAAATTGTAGCGCAAAACTTTTGTCTTTTATTCGGACACCAGAATGAGCTGAAGCTAAAAAGCAGTAGATCCTGCGGAAACTTAGCCAGATTCTGATCgatggaaaagaaaagGCTTTTAAACTGAAGATCGTTTATTATCATCTTTTCGGAATAGAAACTAGGATAGTTACTCAGTAAATCCAGATCGCTGTGCGGCttatctttgatctcattATCCCGGCACCGTTTCTGTGCTTTCTTAAAAGTCGCATAATCACTCCAGTTCGTTGAACCCCATATATTTGCCAATAAGGCACTAGGCAAATAAGTATTCTGTTTAATTGAGCTACCAAATATCGCCAATTGTGTCAACTTCGTTGACATTGGAGTAAGAGCCAATTCGTACTGAAAGCCGTTTCGCCCAGGGATCGATGCTAGGTCAAGATTGGGCAGTTTCTTATTGAGAGTCTCTATAAGATTCAGGCTATTTTCGTCATAGGTTGTAATAAGCTGATCTGTAGTAGTTGTAGTGCTTGATGCAAACTCAAAATATGCTGGTGAGATCCGCCTGCATGCATGTTTATACTGAGGGTCATTACTGTCTAACTTAGCGGCATAACGCTTTGCCGTTTCAAATGCAAGTAACCATTGCTTCAACTCCTTCAAACTTTCTGCTTGAAACACGATTCTCGTCTGTTTGTCGCCACTCATCTCTGGCGTTCTGCCACGGATTTTAACCTCGAAACAGAATTTGCGGTCCTCATCAGGATCGTATCTAACATCAATTAAAAGAACACCAAATTTATCTGTCTCTTCCACGTACGTCTTTGAAGGTGAGAGTAGAAGTAATCCAAAGACAGAACTGCTCAAAAAACACCATCGGCGTACCCAGATTTGCCTGCTGGGAGTACCGACGGTGGTTTTCATATACAGCCAACCAGATATCTCAGGTGCCTCAAGGACCGGCGAACTTTTATTAGCTAATAGCTTTGATGAATTAATAGCCTTGACGTTATAGTCAGATAATTCACGCGACGGAGTCACTTGACCTAAGGTATATTCTATTACCTGCTGCTTTGCGCGTTCCATATCTTCTTGCAATAGCTCCGAAGCTTCAACAGCATTGGTTACCCACTCGGAATATGCAGCGACACTCTCGGTTAAGGACATTGCAAGGTCGATTCTCTTCCCCGCCTCTTTGAGCAGGAAACTGTTCTTCTCGCTAATAAGCGACACTGCCCGCATCAGGAACTTATCCAAGCCCACCTGCAGGGTGGAAATCGCTGCCATGAGTTCCAGGGAAGCTTTTAGATACGACTTTCGTATCTCAAAAAGATCTAGCGCTTCGTCTTTTATGTTCACAGGCTCGATATTTGTGTTCGAAACTTTTATTGCGCAGTATTTGGCCAGTGCAGCATCAAATTTACCTTGACAGTACTCAAATTCCGCTCTCTTGGCCTTATACGGCTCCAAGTCGTTATTCATCAGCTCGAGCACTGCATCGGGATATGAAGTGTCATGGTATGCTATaattttcaaaatcctgCTGGCAAACTCAAAATATTCGTTATTGAAAGCTTCCACCATCATCGGAGTAGTGGTTTGATTCGCCACAAACCCATTGAAGAGTATCAGTGGAGAAGGAAGTAACTGAGATAGAAACGTCTGCTGAGCCCTTTGgaaattctcaaagctgGGTGTATATCGGTTTTGGAAAAACGCAACACTCTTGTCTATCCAATCTTCAAACGCTTCCAGCTTGAATTGAAAGGTATTAACCGATGCTCTAAAAGATGGTGTATCTAGCGACGCTTCCTTGAAAGCAACTGATATTAGTTTAAGCCTCTTCCATTCCGCATCCTTatccttctccttctgtTCCATGGTACTTCTAATGACGAAATCTTATAACTATCAGGGAATCAGCTTAAATTGTCTCCCGACGCCCAATGACTTGGTATTTGAATCCATCCTGATGTTTCGTTTGTTAATCTATACCTTTTATACCGTCCGAAAACATCGTCAGATACACCAAGTGGTCTTAACAGAGAAGACAGGACCTTCAGAAGGCTaagaaagctgatgaaagCTTGATAACTAAGAGCTATCTGACCTAAAAGGGTGCTCATAGTATATCTGTTTACTCCATAATTGTGGCGTAACGTGCTTCGTGGTAAAATAGCGGCAATCTCTTTGCAATGACCCATCAAAATTGAAAGGCTTAGAGGGCAGTTCCTCTCTCTACTATGATTCTAAGCATTGTGTATATTCCATGTAAATTCAGACTGTACGTCTCGATCTGGATGCTACATCCGACACAATATTGCTAGGACTCTGCCAAGAATTCATCTTATTTAGCGGCTAATCAGTTAATGCATAACTATAAAATCGCCCTTGCGATATGTTGAGGATTGGTCCTAATCCGATCGACTCACTGGCTGTATTGGGATGTACATTGGAGATTATGCTCAAGATGAATCACAACCGCGCAGTTGATTAACATGAAGTCAGCTCATATAGAGCTatgaagcaaaagataatGCGGCATAGTCTCTCAGTCTAAGCTTAGATCGAAGAAAGGCAGATTTCCGATTAGCAGATCGAAAAGCACTCAAGATGAACTCAGTCGATGCTGCTGGCATGTTGGTCGTCTCGTTTGCACAAGCCATTAAAGTTTTGTCATGGCGCAGCTTGGTGTAAATGAAAACGTACTGGCATCAAATGACCAGTGGTCATTTTCGATTCAGTGCGATAAGCTGTCCAGCCTGAGAGTTTGTGCGTGTCATGAAGGATATGGGAGCGTAAAAGTTTCATCTTCTATCCTGAAGCAGAGAAAAATGCATGATTTTGATGGTTTTAAAAGCCCTTTCTTGCCAAGTCGTCAGCAATCCGTAGGTAAAAGTTGAGTATATCAATCTCCGGCTTAACGGCCTTTTCAGCGGAATGGCTAGTATTATCAAAAAGCTTTCCGATATCTTTTTGTATCTTGTTTTTC includes:
- the SIP3 gene encoding Sip3p (ancestral locus Anc_1.100), which encodes MEQKEKDKDAEWKRLKLISVAFKEASLDTPSFRASVNTFQFKLEAFEDWIDKSVAFFQNRYTPSFENFQRAQQTFLSQLLPSPLILFNGFVANQTTTPMMVEAFNNEYFEFASRILKIIAYHDTSYPDAVLELMNNDLEPYKAKRAEFEYCQGKFDAALAKYCAIKVSNTNIEPVNIKDEALDLFEIRKSYLKASLELMAAISTLQVGLDKFLMRAVSLISEKNSFLLKEAGKRIDLAMSLTESVAAYSEWVTNAVEASELLQEDMERAKQQVIEYTLGQVTPSRELSDYNVKAINSSKLLANKSSPVLEAPEISGWLYMKTTVGTPSRQIWVRRWCFLSSSVFGLLLLSPSKTYVEETDKFGVLLIDVRYDPDEDRKFCFEVKIRGRTPEMSGDKQTRIVFQAESLKELKQWLLAFETAKRYAAKLDSNDPQYKHACRRISPAYFEFASSTTTTTDQLITTYDENSLNLIETLNKKLPNLDLASIPGRNGFQYELALTPMSTKLTQLAIFGSSIKQNTYLPSALLANIWGSTNWSDYATFKKAQKRCRDNEIKDKPHSDLDLLSNYPSFYSEKMIINDLQFKSLFFSIDQNLAKFPQDLLLFSFSSFWCPNKRQKFCATIYVTLDHIFCYMNSMGFICLTCRNLSDIASVELDPGSDHSLKLYGVDGNQLRLAVFFTDRRLIANKLQCLLENIALANPKNEEQILKQLDGIESDFQSTLKDEKLRKIRSALGQDIAHSPREAASGLYPTNTFWSMSATAAELLHRRRGFQSQSTAMYHHVYEIPCKGLMHILFGDQSSAFPRCLFLSSNDGSSNISRPWIKHDETDGERMQLQRILQFRLNLTNNFLNGLHTGGPPTILMKQSIVELIENKYCEVDQEPIIIKVPFCHPLRMKVKYVVTEPYESSTQNTLHSTSGSLLLAYYKLEFFESTTEKVVEHLSFIEKAVFRIALQATNKEFLLIRKVIRYYLERIGKHGKVIRAIKLCGMLGVSQEKVEAEAVGGTDVHKPPVVNYSISIIFKLLMKLLVYKITSLALLLIRLIFGSILVAVTNLTHINKNLLFGLIASILINVLLSGKSSFAYWSARRSDNLFQDYMQGKREILVRRAVSIKDLELLSQNLAFERNNLPFQKFNETYSAENHKFTQTRLEVAQRRNELLVELKILQNMEKELLQTNYRSFLLSEIDKCHAIEKEICVVWEQDAKLRDYCSSCREELYKLTDPLL